A section of the Triticum dicoccoides isolate Atlit2015 ecotype Zavitan chromosome 7A, WEW_v2.0, whole genome shotgun sequence genome encodes:
- the LOC119329780 gene encoding beta-glucuronosyltransferase GlcAT14B-like, with amino-acid sequence MRKSCGLNSGPGRPFNDRRWLLPFLASLLVSVTLFLAAACGLFSPPYLAGDDAFLVDVVSFTDWDDGGSPSQRDSGQSVEPEAKDPLLDDNDNPDNAAVNSDDSDAEPPRLAYLLEGTKGDGLRMRRVLQAIYHPRNQYILHLDLEAPPRERIDLAMYVKGDPMFSQVGNVRVIAKGNLVTYKGPTMVACTLHAVAILLKEGLEWDWFINLSASDYPLMTQDDILHVFSSLPRNLNFIEHMQISGWKRIQRAKPIVLDPGLYLSKKFDLSTTPERRELPTSFKLYTGSAWIMLTKSFLEYCIWGWDNLPRTLLMYYVNFISSPEGYFHTVICNSDEFQGTAVGHDLHYIAWDYPAKQHPLTLSMKDFNNMVKSGAPFARKFPKEDKVLDRIDRELLHRSEGRFTPGAWCNGSFEGGADPCLSRQEDSVLEPGPGAERLRGLMKKVLSWDYRNGSCSTLSYDQTKRDWYVPKSKG; translated from the exons ATGAGGAAGAGCTGTGGCCTCAACTCCGGCCCCGGGCGGCCCTTCAACGACCGCCGGTGGCTGCTCCCCTTCCTCGCGAGCCTCCTCGTGTCGGTCACCCTCTTCCTGGCCGCCGCCTGCGGCCTCTTCTCACCGCCCTATTTGGCCGGCGACGACGCCTTCCTCGTCGACGTCGTCTCGTTCACCGACTGGGACGATGGAGGCTCACCGTCGCAGCGAGACAGCGGCCAGTCAGTGGAACCCGAGGCCAAGGACCCGCTGCTGGATGACAACGACAACCCCGACAACGCCGCCGTGAACTCGGACGACTCCGACGCCGAGCCGCCCAGGCTGGCGTATCTCCTGGAGGGCACCAAGGGCGACGGCCTGCGGATGCGGAGGGTGCTGCAGGCGATATACCACCCGCGCAACCAGTACATCCTGCACTTGGATCTGGAGGCGCCGCCCCGGGAGAGGATTGACCTGGCCatgtacgtcaagggggacccgATGTTCAGCCAGGTCGGGAATGTGCGGGTGATCGCCAAGGGCAACCTGGTCACGTACAAGGGGCCGACGATGGTCGCCTGCACGCTCCACGCCGTGGCGATCCTCCTCAAAGAAGGCTTGGAGTGGGACTGGTTCATCAACCTCAGCGCCTCGGATTATCCCCTCATGACGCAAGATG ATATACTTCATGTGTTCTCGTCTTTGCCAAGAAATCTTAATTTTATAGAGCACATGCAAATATCTGGATGGAAAAG GATCCAAAGAGCAAAACCCATAGTTCTGGACCCAGGGCTTTATCTGTCAAAAAAGTTTGACCTTTCTACGACACCTGAGCGGCGAGAATTGCCAACATCTTTCAAATTATATACTG GTTCTGCTTGGATAATGCTCACGAAATCCTTCCTGGAGTACTGCATATGGGGTTGGGATAATCTCCCACGCACCCTCCTGATGTACTATGTCAACTTCATCTCCTCTCCAGAAGGTTATTTCCATACTGTGATCTGCAACTCTGATGAGTTTCAGGGCACTGCAGTTGGTCATGACCTGCACTACATTGCCTGGGACTACCCTGCAAAACAGCATCCGCTGACCCTCTCCATGAAGGACTTCAACAACATGGTCAAGAGTGGCGCGCCCTTTGCACGGAAGTTTCCAAAGGAAGACAAGGTCTTGGACAGGATCGACCGTGAGCTTCTGCACCGCTCTGAAGGCCGGTTCACTCCTGGGGCATGGTGTAATGGGAGCTTTGAAGGAGGGGCTGACCCTTGTTTGTCTAGACAGGAAGACTCTGTTTTAGAGCCTGGTCCAGGTGCTGAGAGGCTGCGCGGCTTGATGAAGAAGGTGCTGTCATGGGATTACCGCAACGGCAGCTGCTCAACTCTCTCGTACGATCAAACAAAGAGAGACTGGTATGTTCCCAAAAGTAAAGGATAA